A region of Nitrosomonas stercoris DNA encodes the following proteins:
- a CDS encoding 50S ribosomal protein L20, protein MPRVKRSVVARARHKKIIKLAKGYRGRRKNVYRIAKQAVMKAGQYAYRDRRQRKRQFRSLWIARINAAVRELGMTYSTFIHGLKKAGIDLDRKVLADLAVFDKVAFGKITTRVKAHLADQ, encoded by the coding sequence ATGCCAAGAGTAAAACGAAGCGTAGTTGCAAGGGCGCGTCATAAAAAAATTATCAAACTAGCAAAAGGGTATCGCGGTAGGCGAAAGAATGTATATCGTATTGCCAAGCAAGCTGTTATGAAAGCTGGTCAATATGCTTATCGTGATCGTCGCCAAAGGAAACGACAATTCCGATCTTTATGGATTGCGCGCATCAATGCAGCTGTTCGAGAATTGGGAATGACCTATAGCACATTTATTCATGGGCTTAAAAAAGCAGGTATTGATCTTGATAGAAAGGTGCTGGCTGATTTGGCTGTGTTTGATAAGGTTGCCTTTGGGAAAATAACGACCCGAGTGAAGGCTCATTTGGCTGATCAGTAA
- a CDS encoding hydroxylamine oxidoreductase, which produces MRLREYMKGMLLCAGLLLMGGQVQADISTVPDETYEALNLDRSKATPKQTYDALVKRYKDPAHGAGKGTMGDYWEPIELSRYMDPATFYKPPVSPKEIAERKDCVECHTDETPVWVRAWQRSTHANLDKIRNLKSDDPLYYKKGKLEEVENNLRSMGKLGKSEKLKEVGCIDCHADINSNKKVDHTKDIRMPTADTCGTCHLREFAERESERDTMIWPNGQWPDGRPSHALDYTANIETTVWAAMPQREVAEGCTMCHTNQNKCDNCHTRHEFSAAESRKPEACATCHSGVDHNNYETYMMSKHGKMAEMNRGNWNWEVRLQDAFSKGGQTAPTCAACHMEYEGEYTHNITRKTRWANYPFVPGIAENITSDWAEGRLDSWVVTCTQCHSERFARSYLDLMDKGTLEGLAKYQEANAIVHKMYEDGTLTGQKTNRPNPPAPEKPGYSIFTQLFWSKGNNPASLELKVLEMAENNLAKMHVGLAHANPGGWTYTEGWGPMNRAYVEIQDEYTKMQEMQALRARVSKLEGKKTSLLDLREAEEKISLGGLGGGMLLAGAVALFGWRKRKQTA; this is translated from the coding sequence ATGAGATTACGGGAGTATATGAAGGGTATGCTGCTATGTGCTGGCCTGCTGTTGATGGGTGGTCAAGTACAAGCGGACATCTCGACGGTACCGGACGAGACGTATGAAGCGTTGAATCTGGATCGCAGCAAAGCCACACCGAAACAAACCTACGATGCCTTGGTCAAGCGTTACAAAGACCCGGCACATGGAGCCGGTAAAGGCACGATGGGAGACTACTGGGAACCGATTGAACTCAGTCGCTACATGGACCCCGCCACCTTTTACAAACCCCCTGTTTCTCCCAAAGAGATAGCGGAACGTAAAGACTGCGTAGAATGCCATACAGATGAAACACCGGTATGGGTACGTGCCTGGCAACGTAGCACCCACGCCAACCTGGACAAGATTCGTAATCTTAAATCAGACGACCCGCTTTACTACAAAAAAGGCAAGTTGGAAGAAGTAGAAAACAACCTGCGCTCTATGGGCAAACTGGGTAAAAGCGAAAAACTCAAAGAAGTAGGCTGTATAGACTGTCACGCAGACATCAACAGCAACAAAAAGGTTGACCACACCAAAGACATCCGCATGCCTACAGCAGATACCTGTGGTACCTGTCACCTGAGAGAATTTGCCGAACGTGAATCAGAGCGCGATACCATGATCTGGCCTAATGGCCAATGGCCTGATGGACGTCCTTCACACGCACTGGACTACACCGCCAACATCGAAACCACCGTTTGGGCAGCCATGCCACAACGCGAAGTGGCTGAAGGCTGTACCATGTGCCACACCAACCAGAATAAATGTGACAACTGTCATACCCGTCACGAATTCTCAGCAGCGGAATCACGCAAACCAGAAGCCTGTGCTACCTGTCATAGCGGCGTAGACCACAACAACTACGAAACCTACATGATGTCCAAGCACGGCAAGATGGCTGAAATGAACCGTGGCAACTGGAACTGGGAAGTTCGTCTGCAAGACGCCTTCTCCAAAGGAGGCCAAACGGCACCGACCTGTGCAGCCTGCCACATGGAATATGAAGGCGAGTACACCCATAACATCACCCGTAAAACCCGCTGGGCCAACTACCCATTCGTTCCTGGTATTGCTGAAAACATCACCAGTGACTGGGCAGAAGGACGACTGGACTCCTGGGTAGTCACCTGTACCCAATGTCACTCAGAACGTTTTGCCCGTTCCTATCTTGACCTCATGGACAAAGGTACCCTGGAAGGCCTGGCTAAATACCAGGAAGCCAACGCCATTGTTCACAAGATGTACGAAGATGGCACCCTTACCGGTCAAAAGACCAACCGTCCTAACCCACCGGCACCAGAGAAACCTGGCTACAGCATCTTTACCCAGCTGTTCTGGTCCAAAGGGAATAACCCGGCCTCACTTGAGCTAAAAGTACTGGAAATGGCAGAAAACAACCTGGCCAAGATGCACGTAGGTCTTGCCCATGCTAATCCAGGTGGCTGGACCTATACCGAAGGATGGGGTCCAATGAACCGCGCCTATGTTGAAATTCAGGATGAATACACCAAAATGCAAGAAATGCAAGCCTTGCGTGCACGTGTAAGCAAACTGGAAGGCAAGAAAACCAGTCTGTTAGACCTCAGAGAGGCAGAAGAGAAAATCTCCCTGGGTGGACTGGGAGGTGGCATGTTGCTAGCCGGAGCAGTTGCCCTGTTTGGCTGGCGCAAGCGTAAGCAAACAGCTTGA
- a CDS encoding phenylalanine--tRNA ligase alpha subunit, translating into MNDLENLINTAIELFDQAENIADLERVKAQYLGKTGEITLLLKNLRELPPEERPIMGERINQAKRSLEDALTQRRNMMREKEMQARLAEERLDVTLPGRGYGLGGVHPITLTLTRIESLFHSIGFDIATGPEIETDFYNFTALNIAENHPARAMHDTFYVDDGKLLRTHTSPVQIHYMQSHRPPIKIIAPGRVYRCDSDVTHTPMFHQVEGLWIDENISFSSLKGVLVEFMRNFFEKDDLSVRFRPSFFPFTEPSAEMDIACVMCDGKGCRICSETGWLEVLGCGMVHPNVMRHVGLDSEENIGFAFGLGVERLTMLRYGVNDLRLFFENDLRFLKQFN; encoded by the coding sequence ATGAATGATCTGGAAAATTTAATCAATACCGCAATAGAGTTATTTGATCAGGCGGAAAATATTGCTGATTTAGAACGAGTCAAAGCACAATATTTAGGTAAAACAGGGGAAATTACGCTTCTACTGAAAAATCTTAGAGAGCTGCCCCCAGAAGAGCGCCCGATAATGGGAGAGCGGATTAATCAGGCAAAAAGATCGTTGGAAGATGCCCTGACTCAACGCCGAAACATGATGCGTGAGAAGGAGATGCAAGCTCGTTTGGCGGAGGAGAGATTAGATGTTACTTTGCCTGGGCGCGGATATGGATTAGGCGGAGTGCATCCGATTACATTAACACTTACACGTATTGAATCGTTATTTCATTCAATCGGGTTTGATATTGCAACAGGCCCTGAAATTGAAACAGACTTTTACAATTTTACAGCGCTAAATATCGCTGAAAACCATCCGGCACGTGCTATGCATGATACTTTCTATGTCGATGATGGAAAATTGCTACGCACTCATACATCTCCTGTGCAAATTCACTACATGCAGAGTCATCGCCCTCCTATCAAAATCATTGCACCTGGACGTGTGTATCGCTGCGATTCTGATGTAACTCACACACCTATGTTCCATCAGGTTGAAGGGTTATGGATTGATGAAAATATCAGTTTTTCATCGTTAAAGGGTGTGCTGGTAGAATTTATGAGAAATTTTTTTGAAAAAGATGATTTGTCAGTGAGATTTCGCCCCTCTTTTTTTCCTTTTACAGAACCTTCTGCGGAGATGGATATTGCTTGTGTGATGTGTGATGGGAAGGGATGCCGAATTTGTAGTGAAACAGGATGGTTAGAAGTGTTGGGATGCGGCATGGTACATCCTAATGTAATGCGCCATGTTGGCTTGGATAGTGAAGAAAATATTGGATTTGCTTTTGGGCTGGGGGTCGAACGGCTAACGATGTTACGTTATGGTGTTAATGATTTACGCTTATTCTTTGAGAACGATCTGCGTTTCTTAAAACAATTTAATTAG
- a CDS encoding cytochrome c-554 — protein MKVMSVCAVIVAALFTIVSGQSLAADAPFEGRKKCSSCHKAQASSWKDTAHAKAMESLKPNVKAEAKQKANLDPAKDYTQDKDCVGCHVDGFGQKGGYTIDSPKKMLTGVGCESCHGPGRNYRGDHRKSGQAFEKKGKTTKRSVLAKKGQDFHFEERCSACHLNYEGSPWKDAKPPYTPYTPEVDAKYTFNFDEMVKDVKAMHEHYKLDGVFEGEPKFKFHEEFQASAKTTKKGK, from the coding sequence ATGAAAGTAATGAGCGTATGCGCAGTCATTGTTGCAGCTCTGTTTACTATAGTGAGTGGACAAAGCCTGGCAGCAGATGCCCCGTTTGAGGGCCGCAAAAAATGTAGTTCCTGTCACAAAGCCCAAGCATCATCTTGGAAAGATACCGCCCATGCCAAGGCAATGGAATCATTGAAACCCAATGTCAAAGCGGAAGCCAAACAAAAAGCCAACCTGGATCCAGCCAAGGATTACACACAAGATAAAGATTGCGTTGGCTGTCACGTAGATGGCTTTGGTCAAAAAGGGGGCTATACTATTGATAGTCCTAAAAAGATGTTAACCGGTGTTGGCTGCGAATCCTGCCATGGCCCTGGTCGTAACTACCGAGGTGATCACCGCAAGAGTGGCCAAGCGTTTGAGAAAAAAGGCAAGACTACCAAACGTAGTGTACTGGCGAAGAAAGGTCAGGACTTCCACTTTGAAGAACGCTGCAGTGCCTGCCATCTGAACTACGAAGGCTCTCCCTGGAAAGATGCCAAGCCACCGTACACACCGTATACACCAGAAGTAGATGCGAAATACACCTTCAACTTTGATGAAATGGTCAAAGATGTTAAAGCCATGCATGAACATTACAAACTGGATGGTGTATTTGAGGGCGAACCTAAATTCAAATTCCATGAAGAATTCCAGGCCAGCGCCAAAACTACCAAAAAAGGAAAATAG
- a CDS encoding threonine--tRNA ligase, whose translation MTIVRLPDGTDRVFDTPVTVLDVAESIGPGLARVALAGKLNGKLVDLSEPIIADSDLVLVTDKDPEGLEIIRHSCAHLLAHAVKELFPGVQVTIGPVIENGFYYDFSYERPFTPEDLAAIEKRMHEISKRNLKIEREVWDRTKAINFFKDQGERYKAQIIESIPSNEPVSLYSQGDFTDLCRGPHVPYTSKIKVFKLMKIAGAYWRGDSKNEMLQRIYGTAWITKDAQNDYLHYLEEAEKRDHRKLGKQLDLFHMQEEAPGMVYWHPKGWVIWQQVEQYMRQILTQSGYVEIRTPQVLDRSLWEKSGHWENFRENMFITESESRHFAIKPMNCPGHVQVFNHGLKSYRDLPLRLAEFGSCHRNEASGALHGLMRVRSFTQDDAHIFCTEDQILEEVVRFIDLLNQVYRNFGFVEIQIKLSTRPEQRVGTEEQWDKAEVALAAALDQKKLDWELQPGEGAFYGPKIEFILKDSLGRRWQCGTLQLDFSMPARLGAEYIAEDNTRKTPVMLHRAILGSMERFIGILIEHHAGALPIWLAPDQAMVLNISKNQIDYAQSVVSELVQNGIRASADLRNEKISYKIREHSLQKIPYLLIIGDKEVEDGTVTVRERANRHQETIALADFVFSVQEKITNKE comes from the coding sequence ATGACAATTGTGCGTTTGCCGGATGGTACAGATAGGGTATTTGATACGCCTGTGACTGTATTAGATGTCGCTGAATCGATTGGTCCAGGGTTAGCGCGCGTGGCACTGGCAGGTAAATTGAATGGCAAGCTGGTAGATTTGTCGGAACCTATAATTGCTGATAGCGATTTGGTTCTTGTTACTGATAAAGATCCAGAAGGACTCGAAATTATTCGGCATTCTTGCGCGCATTTGCTTGCTCATGCAGTGAAAGAGTTATTTCCAGGTGTACAAGTCACGATTGGACCTGTAATAGAAAATGGATTTTATTATGATTTTTCATATGAGCGTCCCTTTACACCGGAGGATCTGGCAGCAATAGAAAAAAGAATGCATGAAATTAGTAAGAGAAATTTGAAGATAGAGCGCGAAGTTTGGGATCGTACTAAGGCAATTAATTTTTTCAAGGATCAGGGAGAACGCTATAAAGCTCAGATAATTGAGTCTATTCCCAGTAATGAACCAGTTTCATTGTATTCCCAAGGTGATTTTACTGATTTGTGCCGCGGACCACATGTGCCCTACACGTCAAAAATTAAAGTGTTTAAATTGATGAAAATAGCGGGAGCTTACTGGCGTGGTGATTCAAAGAATGAGATGTTGCAAAGGATTTATGGGACAGCATGGATTACCAAAGATGCACAAAATGATTATCTTCACTATCTGGAAGAAGCGGAAAAACGAGATCATCGTAAACTTGGTAAGCAGCTAGATTTGTTTCACATGCAGGAAGAAGCGCCTGGGATGGTATATTGGCATCCTAAAGGATGGGTTATTTGGCAACAGGTTGAGCAGTATATGCGTCAAATATTAACCCAAAGTGGTTATGTGGAAATTCGTACTCCTCAGGTATTGGATAGATCATTGTGGGAAAAATCTGGGCATTGGGAAAATTTTCGTGAAAATATGTTTATCACAGAGTCAGAAAGTAGACATTTTGCGATTAAGCCTATGAATTGTCCGGGGCATGTACAGGTATTTAATCATGGATTAAAAAGTTATCGTGATTTACCACTCCGTTTGGCTGAATTTGGCTCTTGTCATAGAAATGAAGCATCAGGTGCTTTGCATGGATTGATGCGTGTTCGCTCGTTCACGCAAGATGACGCACATATTTTTTGTACAGAAGATCAAATTTTAGAAGAGGTTGTTAGATTTATTGACTTGTTAAATCAAGTTTATAGAAATTTTGGCTTTGTTGAGATTCAAATCAAACTTTCTACTCGTCCAGAACAAAGAGTTGGCACCGAGGAGCAGTGGGATAAAGCAGAAGTTGCTTTAGCGGCGGCGCTGGATCAGAAAAAATTGGACTGGGAATTACAACCGGGAGAAGGTGCTTTTTATGGACCGAAAATAGAATTTATTTTAAAGGACAGTCTTGGACGTAGATGGCAGTGTGGTACCTTGCAGCTTGATTTTTCTATGCCGGCGCGCTTAGGTGCAGAATATATTGCCGAAGATAACACGAGAAAAACACCGGTGATGTTGCATAGAGCTATTTTGGGATCGATGGAACGTTTTATTGGTATTTTGATTGAACACCATGCGGGCGCGCTACCGATATGGCTTGCTCCTGATCAGGCAATGGTATTGAATATTTCTAAAAATCAGATTGATTATGCTCAATCTGTTGTTAGTGAGTTGGTGCAAAATGGTATTCGTGCTAGTGCGGACTTGAGAAATGAGAAGATAAGTTATAAAATTAGGGAGCATAGCTTACAAAAAATACCCTATCTATTGATAATCGGTGACAAAGAAGTTGAAGATGGGACTGTCACCGTGAGGGAGCGGGCAAATCGACATCAAGAGACGATAGCGCTTGCTGATTTTGTTTTCTCTGTTCAAGAGAAAATAACTAATAAAGAATAA
- a CDS encoding translation initiation factor IF-3 has product MIGINGEQVGILPIIEAKELAEENGVDIVEIAPSAAPPVCRLMDYGKYLYQESKKKHDAKQRQKQVQIKEIKLRPNTDEGDYSIKLRNLINFLNSGDKVKVTLRFRGREMAHQELGIKLLERVKEDLEERAIVEQFPRLEGRQMVMVLAPKKKEIKKDKSSGKQVEVDVKDEAVS; this is encoded by the coding sequence TTGATTGGTATAAATGGCGAGCAGGTAGGTATCCTGCCAATAATAGAAGCAAAGGAATTAGCTGAAGAAAATGGAGTAGATATTGTAGAAATTGCTCCGAGTGCGGCGCCTCCGGTTTGCAGATTGATGGATTATGGTAAGTATCTTTATCAGGAAAGCAAAAAGAAACATGATGCTAAGCAGAGGCAGAAGCAGGTACAAATAAAAGAAATTAAGCTTCGACCGAACACAGATGAAGGAGACTACAGTATCAAATTAAGAAATCTCATCAATTTCTTGAATAGTGGCGATAAGGTAAAGGTAACTCTGAGATTTCGTGGCAGGGAGATGGCTCATCAAGAACTTGGTATTAAGTTGCTCGAGAGAGTAAAAGAGGATCTTGAAGAGCGTGCGATTGTTGAACAGTTTCCTAGATTGGAAGGGCGTCAAATGGTGATGGTGTTAGCCCCTAAGAAAAAAGAGATCAAAAAGGATAAATCATCTGGTAAGCAAGTAGAGGTAGATGTGAAGGATGAAGCGGTATCGTAA
- a CDS encoding 50S ribosomal protein L35 encodes MPKMKTKKSAAKRFKIRAGGSIKRSQAFKRHILTKKTTKNKRQLRGATAVHASDVASVRAMLPYA; translated from the coding sequence ATGCCTAAAATGAAGACAAAAAAAAGTGCTGCTAAGCGCTTTAAAATCAGAGCAGGGGGGAGTATTAAGCGTTCTCAAGCATTTAAGAGACATATTCTTACTAAAAAGACAACTAAAAATAAGCGGCAGCTAAGAGGTGCAACTGCCGTTCATGCCAGTGATGTGGCATCTGTGCGCGCAATGTTACCGTACGCTTAA
- a CDS encoding DNA-directed RNA polymerase subunit beta', which yields MKALLDLFKQVTHKEEFDSIKIGLASPEKIRSWSYGEVKKPETINYRTFKPERDGLFCAKIFGPVKDYECLCGKYKRLKHRGVICEKCGVEVTLSRVRRERMGHIELAAPVAHIWFLKSLPSRLGLVLDMTLRDIERVLYFEAYVVTDPGMTPLTRGQLLTEDDYLNKTEEFGDEFSAAMGAEGVRTLLNNLDIVAEIEALHLEIQTTGSVTKIKKAVKRLKVLEAFNKSGIKPEWMILTVLPVLPPELRPLVPLDGGRFATSDLNDLYRRVINRNNRLKRLLELRAPEIIIRNEKRMLQESVDSLLDNGRRGKAMTGANKRPLKSLADMIKGKGGRFRQNLLGKRVDYSGRSVIVVGPQLKLHQCGLPKKMALELFKPFIFNRLEAMGIAGTIKAAKREVENENPIVWDILEEVIREHPVMLNRAPTLHRLGIQAFEPVLVEGKAIQLHPLVCTAFNADFDGDQMAVHIPLSLEAQMECRTLMLSTNNVLSPANGEPIIVPSQDIVLGLYYLTREKIGALGEGMIFSDVSEVMRAYASKVVELNAKITVRIKEKKKSAYDENLVEMVARFETTVGRALISEILPAGLSFSLVNKTLKKKEISKLINASFRLCGLRETVIFADKLMYSGFSYATRGGISICLDDLVTPTQKSEIIQEAEQEIHEIANQYVSGLVTQGERYNKVVDIWQRAGDQVAKAMMDQLSVEPVKDRKTGEIRQDENGRPIKQESFNSVYMMADSGARGSAAQIRQLSGMRGLMAKPDGSIIETPITASFREGLNILQYFISTHGARKGLADTALKTANSGYLTRRLVDVTQDLVITEDDCGTKHGVLTKTLVEGGSVIESLRGRILGRVAAIDITHPETGGVICSAGTLLNEDMADKIEDCGIDEVKIRTPLTCETRYGLCAKCYGRDLGRGSLVNVGEAVGVVAAQSIGEPGTQLTMRTFHIGGAASGAVAASQAESQSGGVVRYSQHIRYVKNVRNELIVISRSGEVLVQDEGGRDRERHKVPYGATLNVQDGESIEAGRTLASWEPHKRPIITEYAGKVRFENVEEGVTVVRQIDEITGMATLVVIDSKRRSSTQSKKERPLVKFLDEGGKEVNIPGTDQPVSITFQVGSIITVRDGQQIGVGEVLARIPLETSKTRDITGGLPRVAELFEARVPKDAGFLAEATGTISFGKDTKGKQRLVITDLDGIAHEYLIPKDKHVTAHDGQVVNKGEVIVDGPIDPHDILRLQGVEALAKYISSEVQDVYRLQGVNINDKHIEVIVRQMLRRVQIVNAGDSDFIPGEQVERAEVLVENDKLIARDKMPATYEYVLLGITKASLSTDSFISAASFQETTRVLTEAAIMGKKDDLRGLKENVIVGRLIPAGTGLAFHNIRRKQRLSEDAVYQDENLAENEVIE from the coding sequence GTGAAAGCACTGCTTGATTTATTCAAACAAGTTACACATAAAGAAGAATTCGATTCTATAAAGATAGGCTTAGCTTCTCCCGAAAAAATTAGATCATGGTCATATGGAGAGGTCAAAAAGCCTGAAACCATCAATTATCGAACTTTTAAACCGGAAAGAGATGGTTTATTTTGTGCCAAAATATTTGGGCCGGTTAAAGATTATGAATGTTTGTGCGGTAAGTATAAGCGGCTTAAACATCGAGGAGTAATCTGTGAAAAGTGTGGTGTAGAGGTTACTCTCTCGCGAGTTCGACGTGAGCGAATGGGACATATTGAGCTGGCTGCTCCGGTTGCTCATATCTGGTTTTTGAAATCATTACCTTCCCGCCTGGGCTTGGTGCTCGACATGACTTTGCGTGATATTGAGCGAGTTCTGTATTTTGAAGCTTATGTTGTTACTGATCCTGGGATGACGCCATTGACCCGTGGCCAACTCTTAACAGAAGATGATTATTTAAATAAAACTGAAGAATTTGGTGATGAATTTAGTGCTGCAATGGGAGCAGAGGGAGTTCGTACACTGCTGAACAATTTGGATATTGTTGCAGAAATAGAAGCTTTGCATCTTGAAATTCAAACGACGGGTTCTGTTACCAAAATCAAAAAAGCGGTTAAGCGTTTGAAGGTGTTGGAGGCGTTCAATAAATCAGGCATTAAACCGGAATGGATGATATTAACGGTATTGCCGGTTTTGCCTCCTGAATTGAGACCATTAGTGCCATTGGACGGTGGTCGGTTTGCCACTTCTGATTTAAATGATTTATACCGACGTGTTATTAATCGTAACAACCGTCTGAAGCGCTTACTAGAATTGCGTGCTCCAGAAATTATTATTCGCAATGAAAAGCGTATGTTGCAGGAATCGGTTGATTCTCTGCTGGATAACGGTCGTCGTGGCAAAGCGATGACTGGCGCAAACAAACGACCATTGAAATCGCTTGCGGATATGATCAAAGGTAAAGGGGGGCGTTTTCGTCAGAATTTATTGGGAAAACGTGTTGATTATTCAGGCCGTTCAGTGATTGTTGTAGGGCCTCAGCTTAAACTTCATCAGTGCGGTTTACCTAAAAAAATGGCGCTGGAGTTATTTAAGCCATTTATCTTTAACAGATTGGAGGCGATGGGAATAGCAGGCACAATTAAAGCTGCCAAAAGAGAAGTCGAAAATGAAAATCCAATAGTTTGGGATATTCTAGAAGAGGTTATCCGTGAGCATCCTGTTATGCTGAATCGTGCTCCTACTCTGCATAGACTGGGTATTCAGGCTTTTGAGCCTGTCCTAGTTGAAGGAAAAGCCATTCAGCTGCATCCGCTGGTTTGTACGGCCTTTAACGCGGATTTCGATGGTGATCAAATGGCGGTGCATATTCCTTTATCGCTCGAAGCACAGATGGAATGTCGCACGTTGATGTTGTCAACGAACAATGTTTTATCTCCTGCAAATGGGGAGCCGATTATTGTTCCTTCTCAAGACATTGTATTAGGGCTTTATTATCTGACGCGCGAAAAAATTGGTGCCCTGGGAGAAGGGATGATTTTTTCAGATGTTTCAGAAGTTATGCGAGCTTATGCTAGCAAAGTTGTGGAATTAAACGCCAAAATTACAGTAAGAATAAAAGAGAAGAAAAAATCTGCTTATGATGAGAATCTCGTTGAGATGGTTGCGCGTTTTGAGACCACTGTTGGCAGAGCGCTAATATCTGAAATTTTACCAGCAGGATTATCTTTTTCTTTAGTCAATAAAACGCTTAAGAAAAAAGAAATATCAAAACTTATCAACGCAAGTTTCCGTCTGTGCGGGTTACGAGAAACAGTTATATTTGCGGATAAATTAATGTATTCTGGCTTTTCTTATGCAACACGTGGTGGTATTTCCATATGTCTGGATGATCTTGTAACGCCGACACAAAAGAGTGAAATTATCCAGGAGGCGGAGCAAGAAATACATGAAATCGCTAATCAATATGTATCTGGTTTAGTCACTCAAGGGGAGCGATATAATAAGGTTGTTGATATTTGGCAACGTGCAGGGGATCAAGTTGCCAAAGCCATGATGGATCAACTTAGTGTCGAGCCTGTTAAAGATCGTAAGACAGGAGAGATACGACAAGATGAAAACGGTCGACCAATAAAACAGGAATCTTTCAATTCAGTTTATATGATGGCTGACTCAGGAGCACGTGGATCAGCAGCGCAGATTCGTCAGTTATCTGGTATGCGAGGTCTAATGGCGAAACCTGATGGGTCTATTATCGAAACTCCTATCACAGCGAGTTTTCGTGAAGGACTCAATATTTTGCAGTACTTTATTTCAACGCATGGTGCGAGAAAGGGATTGGCAGATACAGCTCTTAAAACTGCTAATTCTGGATATCTGACGCGTAGATTGGTTGATGTGACTCAGGATTTGGTTATCACCGAAGATGATTGTGGCACAAAGCATGGCGTGCTTACCAAAACTTTGGTAGAGGGTGGTAGCGTTATCGAGTCTTTGCGTGGACGTATTCTCGGGCGAGTAGCAGCTATTGATATTACACATCCGGAGACAGGGGGTGTGATTTGCTCAGCAGGTACGTTGTTGAATGAAGATATGGCAGACAAAATTGAAGATTGTGGTATTGATGAGGTAAAGATACGGACGCCCCTTACCTGTGAAACTCGTTATGGTTTATGTGCAAAATGTTACGGACGCGATTTGGGCAGAGGATCTTTAGTTAATGTGGGTGAGGCAGTAGGAGTGGTTGCGGCGCAATCGATTGGTGAGCCTGGTACGCAGCTAACTATGCGGACGTTTCATATTGGTGGAGCTGCTTCAGGAGCTGTTGCTGCTAGTCAGGCTGAGAGCCAGTCTGGTGGAGTTGTGCGCTACTCACAGCACATTCGTTATGTTAAAAATGTACGAAATGAGCTCATTGTGATTTCTCGAAGTGGTGAGGTTTTGGTGCAGGATGAAGGAGGGCGTGATCGAGAACGCCATAAAGTGCCTTATGGTGCAACATTGAATGTACAAGATGGAGAGTCGATTGAGGCCGGTCGTACTTTGGCTTCTTGGGAGCCACATAAACGTCCAATCATAACAGAATATGCTGGTAAGGTTCGTTTTGAGAATGTCGAGGAGGGTGTAACAGTTGTTAGACAAATTGATGAAATAACGGGAATGGCCACCTTGGTTGTTATAGATTCCAAGCGGCGCAGTTCGACACAATCCAAAAAGGAGCGTCCACTTGTTAAATTTTTGGATGAAGGTGGCAAGGAAGTTAATATTCCGGGAACTGATCAGCCCGTTAGTATTACCTTCCAGGTTGGTTCAATTATAACGGTGCGAGATGGGCAACAAATTGGTGTGGGAGAGGTTTTAGCGCGAATTCCGTTGGAGACATCAAAAACTCGCGATATTACAGGTGGTTTGCCCAGAGTTGCTGAATTGTTTGAAGCCAGAGTGCCAAAAGATGCAGGTTTTCTTGCTGAAGCAACTGGCACAATATCTTTTGGAAAGGATACAAAAGGTAAGCAACGGTTGGTGATTACTGATCTTGATGGCATTGCACACGAATATCTAATTCCTAAAGACAAGCATGTAACAGCACATGATGGACAGGTGGTTAATAAGGGTGAAGTTATTGTTGATGGACCGATTGACCCACATGATATTTTGCGACTGCAAGGGGTTGAGGCCTTAGCAAAATACATTAGTAGTGAAGTTCAAGATGTTTATCGTTTGCAAGGTGTTAATATCAATGATAAACATATAGAGGTTATTGTTCGACAAATGTTGCGGCGTGTTCAAATAGTTAATGCTGGAGATTCTGACTTTATTCCGGGTGAACAAGTGGAGCGTGCTGAAGTTCTGGTTGAGAATGACAAACTTATTGCCAGAGATAAAATGCCGGCGACTTATGAGTATGTACTACTGGGGATAACAAAAGCATCTCTTTCCACAGATTCGTTCATATCAGCAGCTTCTTTCCAGGAAACTACCCGAGTATTAACTGAAGCGGCTATTATGGGCAAGAAGGATGATCTACGTGGTTTGAAGGAAAATGTAATAGTTGGCAGATTAATCCCCGCAGGAACTGGCTTGGCTTTCCATAATATTCGTAGAAAACAGCGTTTATCAGAAGATGCTGTTTATCAGGATGAGAATTTGGCAGAAAATGAAGTGATTGAATAA